In one Nitrososphaera viennensis EN76 genomic region, the following are encoded:
- a CDS encoding nickel-binding protein gives MPTFLDSHPMGPVEEEALKQAQKSPTDEFGITHKNILYNKQENKVFCILDAPNKEAVENSHQKLGMKCDWVIEVQTTA, from the coding sequence GATTCGCATCCAATGGGTCCTGTAGAAGAAGAGGCACTAAAGCAGGCGCAGAAATCACCAACAGATGAATTTGGAATCACGCACAAGAACATCCTTTACAACAAGCAAGAGAACAAAGTTTTCTGCATTCTGGATGCTCCCAATAAGGAAGCAGTAGAAAATTCCCATCAGAAGCTTGGAATGAAGTGCGACTGGGTAATAGAAGTACAGACTACGGCATAG
- a CDS encoding toxin-antitoxin system HicB family antitoxin — protein MHKSEAESQKGKTGTITFRLPSALIEELRRDAEVEGVSLNSYASKIFSNHILWERYERKVGLLPMTEAFLKETLHQLSDEQVVNLAQKLEKQKFKNILAFMNDNPTVGDFAELIRTWLNVSWMQQNVEVNDGAYRLKIQHNLGSKWSLYVRTLVSELAQDVLGKKAGIKVVGETITFSFSD, from the coding sequence TTGCACAAAAGCGAAGCCGAGTCCCAGAAGGGCAAGACCGGAACCATTACGTTCAGGCTGCCGTCCGCCCTGATAGAAGAGCTCAGGCGCGATGCCGAGGTCGAGGGAGTGAGCCTCAACAGCTACGCGTCCAAGATCTTCTCCAACCACATACTCTGGGAGAGGTATGAAAGGAAGGTTGGCCTCCTGCCCATGACTGAGGCCTTCCTGAAGGAGACGCTCCACCAGCTGAGCGACGAGCAGGTGGTGAACCTCGCGCAAAAGCTGGAGAAGCAAAAGTTCAAGAACATACTGGCCTTCATGAACGACAACCCTACCGTGGGGGACTTTGCAGAGCTCATAAGGACGTGGCTAAACGTGTCGTGGATGCAGCAGAACGTCGAGGTGAACGACGGAGCGTACCGGCTCAAGATACAGCACAACCTCGGGAGCAAGTGGTCGCTCTATGTCAGGACGCTCGTGTCAGAGCTTGCGCAGGACGTCCTGGGCAAGAAGGCCGGCATCAAGGTCGTGGGAGAGACCATAACGTTCTCGTTTTCCGACTAG
- a CDS encoding TerC/Alx family metal homeostasis membrane protein has translation MFEGGLGMWVLFGLFVGVALAIDLGLIGAIRRLAGRMPQVAHETSAFRQGLIWTIIWIGLAAVFAALVLVQMGRDKMLEFVTGYVVEKSLSVDNMFVFLLIFSSLGVPHAMQHRVLSVGILSAIAMRIPLIIVGVSLLETFHWMIFIFGGMLLLTAARMIVQKKEKKIEVEKNLAVRMLKKMIPVSSELHNGRFLTRIGGVLYATPLLVALVIVEMTDLVFAIDSIPAVLAITSDHFIVITSNVFAILGLRSLYFLLAGMMEKFYYLKPALIALLLFIGVKMVASDVLHIPVTVSLVVIGLILGGALSLSVVRVKREKAAGTPDSGGRMK, from the coding sequence TTGTTTGAAGGCGGCCTTGGGATGTGGGTCCTGTTCGGGCTCTTTGTGGGCGTCGCGCTTGCAATAGACCTAGGGCTGATAGGCGCCATAAGAAGGCTGGCCGGGCGCATGCCGCAGGTCGCCCATGAGACGAGCGCGTTCCGACAGGGCCTCATATGGACCATTATCTGGATAGGGCTTGCGGCAGTCTTTGCGGCGCTCGTCCTCGTCCAGATGGGCCGTGACAAGATGCTCGAGTTTGTCACCGGCTACGTGGTCGAAAAGTCGCTGAGCGTCGACAACATGTTCGTATTTCTCCTGATATTTTCGTCGCTTGGCGTGCCGCACGCCATGCAACACAGGGTCCTTTCCGTCGGGATCCTGAGCGCGATAGCGATGAGGATACCGCTGATAATCGTGGGAGTGTCGCTTCTTGAAACGTTCCACTGGATGATCTTTATCTTTGGCGGCATGCTGCTGCTCACGGCTGCCAGGATGATCGTGCAGAAGAAGGAGAAAAAGATCGAGGTAGAAAAGAACCTCGCAGTCAGGATGCTGAAGAAGATGATCCCTGTTTCCTCCGAGCTGCACAACGGGAGGTTCCTCACAAGGATAGGAGGAGTCCTGTACGCCACTCCTCTGCTCGTCGCGCTTGTCATAGTCGAGATGACCGACCTTGTGTTTGCCATCGACTCGATTCCTGCCGTGCTTGCGATTACCAGCGACCACTTTATCGTCATAACTTCAAACGTCTTTGCGATCCTCGGCCTCAGGAGCCTGTACTTTCTGCTTGCCGGGATGATGGAGAAATTCTATTACCTAAAGCCAGCGCTCATTGCACTGTTGCTGTTCATAGGCGTGAAGATGGTTGCTTCAGACGTTCTTCACATTCCGGTCACCGTGTCGCTTGTGGTGATAGGCTTGATACTTGGCGGTGCCCTGTCATTGTCAGTAGTTCGTGTGAAAAGGGAAAAGGCTGCCGGGACTCCAGATTCTGGTGGTAGAATGAAGTGA
- a CDS encoding zinc-binding dehydrogenase, which yields MKAAVYRSHSKDPRQVVRIEDIDVPKIKSHEVLIKVDAAAYNYNDLWGIWGEPIKIPLPHISGSDVAGTVIEVGDDVSKIRVGDRIVSHPNLTCRVCYQCTSGREYDCSDRLVWGFQTGPLWGGFAQYTHLPEVNVVKLPDSVSFNDAAAISMVGMTAWHMLVTRAGIRPGQTVLIMGGGSGMGIAGIQIAKLFNCDVIATAGNKEKMDKCIKLGADYVVNHREDGWHRKVREITNKLGVDVIFEHIGKTVFPQEVGLLKMGGTLVSTGATTGYDSTIDLRYLFFRGINLLGATQGTKAGLEEVISWVSKGKIKSVIDTVLPFSNMVEGHVKMADSQLFGKVLTTPQRL from the coding sequence ATGAAAGCTGCTGTTTATCGATCACATAGCAAGGATCCCCGACAAGTTGTCAGGATTGAGGATATTGATGTACCAAAAATAAAATCCCATGAAGTCTTGATAAAGGTTGATGCTGCGGCCTATAACTACAATGACCTCTGGGGAATCTGGGGAGAACCTATCAAGATTCCACTCCCTCACATCTCGGGATCCGACGTCGCAGGTACGGTGATTGAAGTCGGGGATGATGTCTCCAAGATAAGGGTAGGAGACAGGATTGTCTCTCACCCTAACCTTACTTGCAGAGTATGCTACCAGTGCACCTCTGGCCGTGAATATGATTGCAGTGACCGGCTTGTATGGGGATTTCAAACAGGGCCGCTTTGGGGCGGATTTGCTCAGTATACCCATCTTCCAGAAGTGAACGTAGTCAAGCTACCCGATAGTGTATCATTCAACGATGCTGCAGCCATTTCGATGGTTGGGATGACCGCATGGCACATGTTGGTAACAAGAGCGGGGATAAGGCCCGGCCAGACTGTATTGATAATGGGAGGAGGAAGTGGCATGGGAATAGCCGGTATCCAGATAGCCAAGCTGTTCAATTGCGACGTCATCGCTACTGCCGGTAACAAGGAGAAAATGGACAAGTGTATCAAGCTTGGCGCCGACTATGTTGTGAACCACCGCGAAGACGGTTGGCACAGGAAAGTGCGAGAGATTACAAACAAGCTTGGAGTCGATGTTATCTTCGAACACATAGGCAAGACAGTATTTCCGCAGGAAGTAGGGCTTTTGAAGATGGGCGGTACTCTGGTTTCAACGGGTGCTACGACTGGATACGACTCGACAATCGACCTGAGGTACCTCTTCTTCAGAGGTATCAACCTACTTGGAGCCACACAGGGTACAAAGGCCGGCCTGGAAGAGGTCATCAGCTGGGTTAGCAAGGGCAAGATAAAATCAGTCATAGACACAGTCCTTCCCTTCAGCAATATGGTGGAGGGCCACGTAAAGATGGCAGACTCACAGCTGTTTGGCAAGGTACTAACCACTCCTCAGAGGTTGTAG
- a CDS encoding PepSY domain-containing protein, translated as MTTMQLNGTINVKQAAKDFLNEHLNATLVDATDLAEEQITNGTVVAGSLDAVQDSLVYKITVADLNSELAYKVYVDPSTGRVLATSTEGTPLAELGGAAGNVTNFENVTITLVDAADVAEDQIPNGIAIAGDIEVSQGNMVVYSITVADVDSGMLYKMTVDPNTSAVSTPQGMPMGNLGIGGVF; from the coding sequence ATGACAACAATGCAGCTGAACGGCACCATAAACGTCAAACAGGCAGCAAAGGACTTTTTGAACGAGCACCTTAATGCGACTCTGGTGGATGCGACTGACTTGGCAGAAGAGCAGATCACTAACGGCACGGTGGTTGCTGGCAGCTTGGACGCAGTGCAGGACTCTCTTGTATACAAAATCACGGTGGCCGACCTAAATAGCGAGCTGGCATACAAAGTGTACGTCGATCCTAGCACGGGAAGAGTTCTTGCCACATCTACAGAAGGAACGCCTTTGGCCGAGCTTGGTGGTGCTGCTGGCAACGTAACAAACTTTGAAAACGTCACCATAACACTAGTCGACGCGGCCGATGTAGCAGAAGACCAGATTCCTAATGGCATAGCAATTGCAGGCGACATTGAAGTTTCACAGGGCAATATGGTAGTCTATAGCATCACAGTCGCGGATGTTGACAGCGGGATGCTCTACAAGATGACTGTTGACCCCAACACCAGCGCGGTTTCCACCCCCCAGGGGATGCCAATGGGGAACTTGGGAATTGGAGGTGTTTTCTGA